TTTTGAGCAGCCTGAATAGTTCTGCAGTCTGTGAGGTGACGTGATGACGATTCGGTACAAGGACAGGTTCGCCGAGGTGCTCGAAAATTTCCGCCCTGTGCCGCCGGACAAACCGAATATTCTCAAAGGGCTGCTGGCTGTCCAGTCTGCTCTAGGGCATGTGCCAGTGAGTGCCATACCCCAAATTGCGCGAGTGCTCGGTGTATCGGATGCTCAGGTTGCCGGGGTCTTGTCCTATTATTCGGATCTCCGGATTCAATCGGCCGGTCGGCACCTCATTCGGATCTGTATGGGCGAATCCTGCGTGGCCAACCGCAGTGATCTAGTCCTTCGTGCGATCCAAGATCAGTTGCGCGTTTCTGTCGGAGACAACGGGCCTGAAAGGAGACTTACCCTGGAACAGATGTTCTGCGCAGGGAACTGAGGAGGATCTCCTGCTCCTATCCGATCTCGGAGAGACCATGAAAGCCGCCAGTCTCTGTGCCTTGGGAGGGCGAGCGCCCTATCCGGTCGAGACGGCGATTGAACATTTCGGAGAGGAATTCCGGCAAGGGCTAAGGATCTAAATTTGCAAGATTTGCTAGGTAAGTGAGAAGGGCGAGATATGTGGAAACACCGGCCAACCAAGGAGGATGCGATGAAGACGAAGGTGTTCATAAGTGGTGTGGGCCTCATTGCCGTGCTGGGATTGGGTGCGCAGCCGAGTCTGGCGGATTATGAACAAGGGGGCTCACACGCGCATTCCGGCAAACATGGCTGTTGTGAAATGATGATGGGGCATATGGGACACACGGGACAAAATGCCCCATCAGCAGACCATCTCCAGCATCTCTTGAAACACCAGAAAGAAATCGGGCTGACAGAGGAACAGGTGAAGAAGCTGAAGGCTATTGAATTGGACTTCGATCGTGGACAGATCAAGATCGACGCGGAGATCCAGATTGCCGAACGGGAATTGCGGGCGTTGGTAGAAGATGAAAAGGCCGACCTATCCGCGATCGAAGCCAAAGTCAAGCAAAGCGGGGCGCTGGATGTGGGACGGCGGATGTTGGCGTTCAAATCCCGGCACGATGCGCTCGCGATCCTGACTCCGGAACAACGGGCGAAGGGGAAGGATGGCCATGGAACTAAGATGCAAGGGGCGCACGGAGGGATGCAGGGAATGATGGGCAGCCCGCATGGTGGTTCACCCACTGCAGGCCACTAGCCAGCGAAACAGGCTGATAGCCTTCAGCCTTCCGCTCCTTCAGCCTCCTCCGTAGAGAGTTCAGAAATGGTGGACATCGCAATGACCATACATCTGACTATCAATGGCCGGCTGCAGGAGTTGGTTCATTCATTGATTGCCTAACGTCGGATAAAGTGAAAAAGGCAGATTGTCGGGTCAAGCCCGCACCCTCAGAGAGAGGTGCCACATGGCGGTTGAGACGAACAAGCGGGAGCCGAAGAACATCACGGTGAGCGTCATCAAAGCAGACATCGGCGGGTGGGTTGGTCACTCGGCGATCCATCCGGCTTTGATCGACAGTGCGCACAGGCAACTCGAGACGGCCAAAACAAGCGGGATGCTCGTGGACTATCATGTGACAGCCTGCGGGGATGACTTGCAGCTCATCATGACGCACCGATATGGCGTCGATAGCGAAGTAATCCATCGCCTCGCCTGGGAGACCTTCGAAGGCGGCACCCAGGTGGCCAAGGATCTCCATCTCTATGGAGCAGGGCAGGACCTCCTCTCCGATGCCTTCAGCGGTAATGTCAGGGGCCAAGGGCCTGGCGTGGCCGAAATGGATATCATCGAACGGAAATCAGAGCCGGTCTTGATTTTTATGGCGGATAAAACTTCAGCCGGCGCTTGGAATCTTCCTCTCTATAAGATGTTTGCCGACCCCTTCACGACCGCCGGTCTCGTGATTGCCCCGGCGTTGCATCAGGGGTTCCGATTCGAGGTGCACGATATCCGTGAGCATAAGAAAATCACTTTTGATTGCCCCGAAGACCTCTACGACATGCTGATGTTTATCGGGTCGCCAGGAAAGTATACAGTCAAACATGTCTTCTCCCGTGCAGACGGGACCATTGCTGCCGCCTCGTCGACGGAACGGCTCTCGCTCATTGCGGGAAAGTATGTCGGCAAGGACGACCCGGTCATGATCGTGCGGGCGCAGCAGAATTTCCCCGCGGTCGGAGAAGTGCTGGATCCGTTTCGCTATCCCTGGATTATCGAGGGTTGGATGCGAGGCTCGCACTACGGGCCGTTGATGCCGGTGTC
This portion of the Nitrospirota bacterium genome encodes:
- a CDS encoding NAD(P)H-dependent oxidoreductase subunit E: MMTIRYKDRFAEVLENFRPVPPDKPNILKGLLAVQSALGHVPVSAIPQIARVLGVSDAQVAGVLSYYSDLRIQSAGRHLIRICMGESCVANRSDLVLRAIQDQLRVSVGDNGPERRLTLEQMFCAGN
- a CDS encoding fructose 1,6-bisphosphatase yields the protein MAVETNKREPKNITVSVIKADIGGWVGHSAIHPALIDSAHRQLETAKTSGMLVDYHVTACGDDLQLIMTHRYGVDSEVIHRLAWETFEGGTQVAKDLHLYGAGQDLLSDAFSGNVRGQGPGVAEMDIIERKSEPVLIFMADKTSAGAWNLPLYKMFADPFTTAGLVIAPALHQGFRFEVHDIREHKKITFDCPEDLYDMLMFIGSPGKYTVKHVFSRADGTIAAASSTERLSLIAGKYVGKDDPVMIVRAQQNFPAVGEVLDPFRYPWIIEGWMRGSHYGPLMPVSVKQATPTRFDGPPRVACVGFQLADGRLIGPRDMFDDPSYDEARRDANRIADVMRMHGPFEPHRLPLEEMEYTTMPQIMKKLEGRWAKF
- a CDS encoding Spy/CpxP family protein refolding chaperone; protein product: MKTKVFISGVGLIAVLGLGAQPSLADYEQGGSHAHSGKHGCCEMMMGHMGHTGQNAPSADHLQHLLKHQKEIGLTEEQVKKLKAIELDFDRGQIKIDAEIQIAERELRALVEDEKADLSAIEAKVKQSGALDVGRRMLAFKSRHDALAILTPEQRAKGKDGHGTKMQGAHGGMQGMMGSPHGGSPTAGH